From one Novosphingobium sp. genomic stretch:
- a CDS encoding Gfo/Idh/MocA family oxidoreductase has protein sequence MNRLDRLNRRSLFRVAGWGAGGLMLSSRAMAGVPGFTPPSAVDTGHVEKGKMVFPAWRDPADTPSGPTPAPLPPEQRVGFAIVGLGRLALEEILPAFAQSMKARPVALVSGSPEKLRLVATQYGIKPEACYSYESFDSIRDNPEIKVVYIVLPNAMHRLFAERAARAGKHVLSEKPMSVSSVDAQAMVEACRAAGVKLMVAYRIQYEPYNRRAMEMVRDNGHGRLLAYHGINTQTVAQDGHLQWRHKKAMAGGGSLFDIGLYCLNTARFMTGEEPVEIFATTFSPPGDPRFAEVEETVSFMLRFPSGTVANCFTSYGGRDDKHARMNLEKAAIDLPNCYQYVGQQMSVIGREGDATSRNELVLTAKNQFATEIDHMAECVLTGRNPYTPGEEGVQDHRLMEAIYDSARSGKAVHLPPMAGLDRFRGPPPVREA, from the coding sequence GTGAACCGACTTGATCGCCTCAACCGCCGCTCTCTGTTTCGTGTTGCAGGGTGGGGCGCCGGGGGACTGATGCTCTCTTCGCGCGCGATGGCGGGCGTGCCTGGCTTCACGCCGCCCAGCGCGGTCGATACCGGCCATGTCGAGAAGGGCAAGATGGTGTTCCCCGCGTGGCGCGACCCGGCCGACACGCCTTCGGGCCCGACGCCCGCGCCCTTGCCGCCGGAACAGCGCGTGGGTTTTGCCATTGTCGGGCTGGGGCGGCTGGCGCTGGAGGAAATCCTGCCTGCTTTTGCCCAATCCATGAAGGCCCGTCCTGTCGCCCTCGTCTCCGGTTCGCCCGAGAAACTGAGGCTGGTTGCCACCCAATATGGGATCAAGCCGGAGGCCTGTTACAGCTACGAGAGCTTCGACAGCATCCGCGACAACCCCGAAATCAAGGTCGTCTACATCGTACTGCCCAATGCCATGCACCGGCTTTTTGCCGAGCGCGCGGCAAGGGCCGGCAAGCATGTTCTCAGCGAAAAGCCGATGTCGGTCAGTTCCGTCGATGCTCAGGCGATGGTCGAGGCCTGCCGCGCGGCGGGTGTCAAGCTGATGGTCGCCTATCGTATCCAGTATGAGCCCTACAACCGCCGCGCCATGGAGATGGTGCGCGACAACGGGCACGGCAGGCTGCTCGCCTATCACGGGATCAACACCCAGACCGTGGCGCAGGACGGCCATCTGCAGTGGCGACACAAGAAGGCCATGGCGGGGGGCGGCTCGCTCTTCGACATCGGCCTTTATTGCCTCAACACGGCGCGCTTCATGACCGGTGAGGAACCGGTGGAAATTTTCGCGACCACATTCTCGCCGCCTGGTGATCCCCGCTTCGCAGAGGTGGAGGAAACCGTGTCTTTCATGCTGCGCTTTCCCTCCGGCACGGTGGCAAACTGCTTTACCAGTTACGGCGGGCGCGACGACAAGCATGCCCGGATGAACCTGGAGAAGGCCGCCATCGATCTGCCCAACTGCTACCAATATGTCGGTCAGCAGATGAGCGTGATCGGGCGCGAAGGCGATGCCACCAGCCGCAACGAACTGGTCCTGACGGCCAAAAACCAGTTCGCCACCGAAATCGACCATATGGCCGAGTGTGTGCTGACCGGGCGGAATCCCTACACGCCAGGCGAAGAGGGTGTGCAGGATCACCGCTTGATGGAAGCGATCTACGACAGCGCGCGCAGCGGCAAAGCCGTGCATCTGCCCCCCATGGCCGGGCTTGATCGCTTTCGCGGGCCACCGCCTGTGCGGGAGGCCTAG
- a CDS encoding cbb3-type cytochrome c oxidase subunit I, whose product MLGKLDWSAIPFAQPIPLFAAGLVMLALLGAAIWVTRRGLWPYLWREWITSVDHKRIGIMYSMLALLMLLRGFIDAIMMRSQQSIAVHGAKGYLPPEHYDQIFSAHGTIMIFFGAMPFIIGLMNFVVPLQLGVRDVAFPTLNSVSFWLTASGALLVNMSLVVGEFARTGWLPYAPLSETTYSPGVGVDYYLWAIQISGAGTLMTGINLVTTILKMRAPGMSYMRMPMFCWTALGSNMLIVAAFPILTATLAMLTLDRYLGFHFFTNEAGGNMMMFVNLIWAWGHPEVYILILPAFGVFSEVFSTFSGKPLFGYRSMVAATLFIVVVSFFVWLHHFFTMGAGADVNAFFGIATSVIAVGTGVKIYNWLFTMVGGRLRFPTPMLWSLAFMVTFVVGGMSGVLMAVPPADFLLHNSMFLVAHFHNVIVGGVIFGAFAGYSFWFPKAFGFQLDERWGKRAFWPSLLGFVLTFGALYVVGLEGMTRRLQRTEVDDWIPWLHVALAGVGFMMLGVAAQAIQLCVSIRDRERLRDLTGDPWDGRSLEWSTASPPPAFNFAVMPNVHGEEAYWGMKQRAIETQTLGEEPDYEAIDMPRNSPTGIVTAFFATLIGFALIWQIWWLAILGFLGTYATFVVFAWRDRDEIAIPVEEVARIDRARRAARAPRLSRNGKNGEEPA is encoded by the coding sequence ATGCTGGGTAAACTCGATTGGTCGGCCATCCCCTTTGCGCAACCCATTCCGCTCTTTGCCGCCGGACTGGTGATGCTGGCGCTGCTGGGGGCGGCGATCTGGGTGACGCGGCGCGGCTTGTGGCCCTATCTCTGGCGCGAATGGATCACCAGCGTCGACCACAAGCGCATCGGCATTATGTACTCCATGCTGGCGCTGTTGATGCTGCTGCGCGGCTTTATCGATGCGATCATGATGCGCAGCCAGCAAAGCATCGCGGTCCACGGGGCCAAGGGCTATCTGCCGCCCGAACATTACGACCAGATCTTTTCCGCCCATGGCACGATCATGATCTTCTTTGGCGCCATGCCTTTCATCATCGGCCTGATGAATTTCGTGGTGCCGCTGCAGCTGGGCGTGCGTGACGTGGCCTTTCCCACGCTCAATTCGGTGAGCTTCTGGCTGACGGCCTCGGGCGCGCTGCTGGTCAACATGTCGCTGGTGGTGGGGGAGTTTGCCCGGACCGGCTGGCTACCCTACGCCCCCTTGAGCGAAACGACCTATTCGCCGGGCGTAGGCGTCGATTACTACCTCTGGGCAATCCAGATTTCCGGCGCGGGCACGCTGATGACGGGTATCAATCTGGTGACCACCATCCTCAAGATGCGCGCGCCGGGCATGTCCTATATGCGCATGCCGATGTTCTGCTGGACGGCGCTGGGGTCGAACATGCTGATCGTCGCGGCCTTCCCGATCCTGACAGCGACGCTCGCGATGCTCACCCTCGACCGTTATCTGGGCTTCCACTTCTTCACCAATGAGGCGGGCGGCAACATGATGATGTTCGTCAACCTTATCTGGGCATGGGGGCACCCGGAGGTCTATATCCTGATTCTCCCGGCCTTTGGTGTCTTTTCAGAGGTGTTCTCGACCTTTTCGGGCAAACCTTTGTTCGGCTACCGCTCGATGGTCGCGGCCACGCTGTTTATCGTGGTGGTTTCCTTTTTCGTCTGGCTGCACCACTTTTTCACCATGGGCGCGGGCGCCGATGTGAACGCCTTCTTCGGCATCGCCACCTCAGTGATCGCGGTGGGGACGGGGGTGAAGATCTACAACTGGCTCTTCACCATGGTGGGTGGGCGGCTGCGCTTCCCCACCCCCATGCTGTGGTCACTGGCCTTCATGGTCACCTTTGTGGTGGGCGGGATGAGCGGCGTGCTGATGGCCGTGCCGCCCGCCGATTTCCTGCTGCACAATTCGATGTTTCTGGTGGCGCACTTCCACAATGTGATCGTCGGCGGGGTGATCTTCGGGGCGTTTGCAGGCTACAGTTTCTGGTTTCCCAAGGCCTTCGGCTTTCAACTCGACGAGCGCTGGGGCAAGCGCGCCTTCTGGCCCTCGCTTCTCGGTTTTGTGCTGACCTTCGGAGCGCTCTATGTTGTCGGGCTGGAGGGCATGACCCGCCGCCTGCAACGCACCGAAGTCGACGATTGGATTCCCTGGCTGCATGTTGCGCTGGCCGGCGTGGGCTTCATGATGCTGGGCGTGGCGGCGCAGGCCATCCAGCTCTGCGTCAGCATCCGCGACCGCGAGCGCCTGCGCGATCTCACCGGCGATCCCTGGGACGGGCGCAGCCTGGAATGGTCCACCGCTTCCCCCCCGCCTGCCTTCAACTTCGCGGTGATGCCCAATGTACATGGCGAGGAGGCCTATTGGGGCATGAAACAGCGCGCCATTGAAACCCAAACGCTTGGAGAGGAACCAGACTATGAGGCGATCGACATGCCGCGCAATTCGCCCACCGGCATCGTCACGGCGTTTTTTGCGACGCTGATCGGCTTTGCGCTGATCTGGCAAATCTGGTGGCTGGCCATTCTGGGTTTTCTTGGCACCTATGCCACCTTTGTCGTCTTCGCCTGGCGCGACCGTGACGAGATTGCCATCCCTGTCGAAGAGGTCGCCAGGATCGACCGCGCGCGCCGGGCCGCCCGCGCGCCGCGACTGAGCCGGAATGGCAAGAATGGCGAGGAGCCGGCATGA
- a CDS encoding NAD(P)H-dependent oxidoreductase — protein sequence MILKALALNCTLKPDPAQTSSTDAMIAVLGKAFADKGVALTETVRVAGLNIKPGVTSDEGDGDDWPALRAKILAHDIVIFGSPIWLGQISSVAKRVLERMDAFLGETDDQGRMPSYGRLAVTAIVGNEDGAHYACAQLFQALNDVGWTIPSIAACYWVGEAMGSTDFKDLTETPRIIAKTASMVAGNAAYLASLLKQSPYPG from the coding sequence CTGATTCTCAAGGCTCTGGCCCTCAACTGCACGCTCAAGCCCGATCCCGCGCAGACCTCGTCCACCGACGCGATGATCGCGGTGCTGGGCAAGGCTTTTGCCGACAAGGGCGTGGCGTTGACCGAAACCGTGCGGGTCGCTGGGCTGAACATCAAACCGGGCGTCACTTCCGATGAAGGTGACGGCGATGACTGGCCTGCGCTGCGTGCCAAGATCCTTGCCCATGACATCGTCATCTTCGGCAGTCCGATTTGGCTAGGTCAGATCAGCAGCGTGGCCAAGCGCGTGCTCGAGCGCATGGATGCCTTCCTGGGTGAAACCGACGATCAAGGCCGCATGCCCAGTTATGGCCGACTGGCGGTGACTGCGATCGTCGGCAATGAGGATGGCGCGCATTATGCCTGCGCCCAGCTTTTTCAGGCGCTGAATGATGTGGGCTGGACCATCCCTTCCATCGCCGCCTGCTATTGGGTGGGCGAAGCCATGGGTTCGACCGATTTCAAGGATCTGACTGAAACGCCCAGGATCATCGCCAAAACAGCAAGCATGGTAGCGGGGAATGCTGCCTATCTTGCCAGCCTGCTGAAGCAGTCGCCCTATCCGGGTTGA
- the cyoA gene encoding ubiquinol oxidase subunit II: MPLAPALLLAGCGGPASILAPEGPIASADLAILLNALAIMLVIVVPTILATLGVAWWYRAGNARAHYRPDFVYSGRVELIVWSIPIMVILFLGGVIWIGSHDLDPGRPIPSRQPPLEVQVVSLDWAWLFIYPEQQVASLNALALPVGVPVHLRLTSASVMNSFFVPRLGSQIYAMNGMETQLNLRADRAGQFYGQSAHFSGDGFSDMHFAVQALPGVGFAQWVKAAQASQSILEDRSYADLVRQHRPIAHSTMRAPQGTLFDAVVAQHIAPAPGPQAGPRGHAQSAPSSSGASHHAG, encoded by the coding sequence GTGCCACTCGCTCCGGCATTGCTGCTCGCGGGATGCGGAGGTCCGGCCAGCATTTTGGCGCCGGAAGGCCCAATCGCCTCCGCCGATCTGGCGATCCTGCTCAATGCGCTTGCCATCATGCTCGTGATCGTGGTGCCCACCATCCTTGCCACGCTGGGCGTGGCCTGGTGGTATCGAGCCGGTAATGCGCGGGCGCATTATCGGCCCGATTTTGTCTATTCGGGGCGGGTCGAGCTTATCGTCTGGTCGATCCCGATCATGGTGATCCTGTTCCTTGGCGGCGTGATCTGGATCGGCAGTCATGACCTCGATCCGGGCCGGCCGATCCCGTCACGCCAGCCGCCGCTGGAGGTGCAGGTGGTCTCGCTCGACTGGGCCTGGCTGTTCATCTATCCGGAGCAGCAGGTGGCATCGCTCAATGCCCTTGCCTTGCCGGTGGGTGTCCCGGTGCATCTGCGGCTGACCTCGGCCAGCGTGATGAACAGCTTTTTCGTGCCGCGCCTCGGTTCTCAGATCTATGCGATGAACGGGATGGAGACGCAGCTCAACCTGAGGGCTGACCGGGCGGGTCAGTTCTATGGCCAGTCCGCCCATTTCAGCGGCGACGGCTTTTCCGATATGCATTTCGCAGTGCAAGCCCTGCCCGGCGTTGGTTTCGCGCAATGGGTGAAGGCAGCCCAGGCGAGTCAGTCGATCCTCGAGGATCGCTCCTATGCCGATTTAGTCCGGCAACATCGCCCAATTGCGCACTCAACGATGCGCGCGCCGCAGGGCACCCTTTTCGATGCCGTCGTTGCGCAGCACATCGCCCCCGCGCCCGGCCCGCAGGCCGGGCCCAGGGGTCACGCGCAAAGCGCCCCTTCCAGTTCCGGAGCGTCGCACCATGCTGGGTAA
- a CDS encoding efflux transporter outer membrane subunit codes for MKRRILLLGPLALAGCTVGPNYSAPKPPMPAAFAEDQGPQAAPDLQGWWHAYHDPELERLIAMGLADNPDLKSAAARIRGARAQERVARSAYFPQVNATAGSTYEQFSKNAGLSSLASLLGGGGSSGASSAGLQNSSTSGIAAPGDDITVYSAGFDATWELDLFGGTRRSVQGARARAEAAVWSARDAQLSLIAEIVDAYLQLRTLQAREQVAREEVDRQEKRLAILDHTAQSGLTPQGDFIRQRAQLAQAQAAVAPIVAEGKAQMHGLGMLVGRMPDTLIAELAVVPPPLPAPPQVPAGLPSDLLRRRPDVRMAERQLAAATADIGVAVADLYPRFTLTGASQLISTALGNLFTGDSLQLTGQAQAMFPILDWGKRKGQVAQRKAQADEAYYAFQKAVLGALRDVEDALIRIRSEQERNRALRGSFADATRASQVVEARYASGLVDYGAVLDARAAEISAHDALIQSDGALRRDTLALTKALGGGWEGLPMPEAPPAMPSYTSGPKH; via the coding sequence ATGAAGCGGCGCATTCTCCTGCTTGGACCTCTGGCCTTGGCGGGCTGCACCGTTGGCCCGAATTACAGCGCACCGAAACCGCCGATGCCCGCTGCTTTCGCGGAAGATCAGGGCCCGCAGGCCGCGCCCGACCTGCAAGGCTGGTGGCATGCCTATCACGATCCCGAACTGGAGCGGCTGATCGCCATGGGGCTGGCTGACAATCCGGACCTCAAATCCGCCGCCGCGCGTATTCGCGGCGCGCGCGCCCAGGAAAGGGTCGCGCGCTCGGCCTATTTTCCGCAGGTCAATGCCACGGCGGGCAGCACCTATGAGCAGTTCAGCAAGAACGCGGGCCTGTCCTCGCTGGCCAGCCTGCTGGGCGGCGGCGGCAGTTCGGGGGCATCCTCGGCCGGTCTGCAGAACAGTTCGACCAGCGGCATCGCCGCGCCCGGCGATGACATCACCGTCTATTCCGCCGGTTTCGACGCCACCTGGGAGCTGGATCTCTTTGGCGGCACTCGCCGCAGCGTACAGGGCGCTCGCGCTCGCGCTGAGGCGGCTGTGTGGAGTGCGCGCGATGCCCAGCTCTCGCTGATCGCCGAAATTGTCGATGCTTATCTGCAATTGCGCACCCTTCAGGCCCGCGAACAGGTGGCGCGCGAGGAGGTGGACCGGCAGGAAAAACGCTTGGCCATCCTCGACCATACAGCCCAATCCGGCTTGACCCCGCAAGGCGATTTCATCCGCCAGCGCGCGCAACTGGCACAAGCACAGGCCGCCGTTGCCCCCATCGTGGCGGAAGGCAAGGCGCAGATGCATGGTCTCGGCATGCTGGTGGGCCGCATGCCCGATACGCTGATTGCCGAGTTGGCCGTGGTGCCGCCGCCTCTGCCCGCGCCGCCTCAGGTGCCCGCTGGACTGCCTTCGGATCTGCTGCGACGCCGCCCCGATGTCCGGATGGCCGAAAGGCAGTTGGCTGCCGCGACCGCCGATATCGGCGTGGCCGTGGCCGATCTCTATCCGCGCTTTACGCTGACGGGCGCCTCTCAGTTGATTTCCACCGCCCTGGGCAATCTCTTCACCGGAGACAGCCTGCAGCTGACTGGGCAGGCGCAGGCGATGTTCCCTATTCTCGACTGGGGCAAGCGCAAAGGGCAGGTCGCCCAGCGCAAGGCTCAGGCTGATGAAGCTTATTACGCCTTCCAGAAGGCAGTCCTGGGCGCGCTGCGCGATGTGGAGGACGCACTGATCCGCATCCGCAGCGAGCAAGAGCGCAACCGGGCCCTGCGGGGCAGCTTTGCCGATGCTACGCGTGCCAGTCAGGTGGTGGAGGCGCGCTATGCCTCCGGGCTCGTCGATTACGGCGCGGTGCTGGATGCGCGCGCTGCCGAGATTTCAGCGCATGACGCGTTGATCCAGAGCGATGGCGCCCTGCGCCGCGACACGCTGGCGCTCACCAAGGCGCTGGGCGGCGGATGGGAAGGCTTGCCTATGCCAGAGGCGCCGCCGGCGATGCCTTCGTATACCTCCGGCCCTAAACATTGA
- the cyoD gene encoding cytochrome o ubiquinol oxidase subunit IV: MSDPHKKDSGDTVPGEGQDGAASLRGYTLGLALALLLTAASFWVASTNLVWAPSVPVAILMLAVAQMGVHLVFFLHVTTGPDNTNNVLALAFGTLVVLLVIVGSIWIMGHLSHGMAMDHAAMGNMP, translated from the coding sequence ATGAGTGATCCACACAAGAAGGATAGCGGCGATACCGTTCCCGGTGAGGGGCAGGATGGCGCGGCCAGCCTGCGCGGCTATACGCTGGGCCTTGCCCTCGCACTGCTGCTGACAGCCGCTTCCTTCTGGGTGGCCTCAACCAATCTGGTCTGGGCGCCTTCGGTACCGGTGGCCATCTTGATGCTTGCTGTGGCTCAGATGGGCGTACATCTGGTGTTTTTCCTGCATGTCACCACCGGACCGGACAACACCAACAATGTGCTGGCGCTGGCTTTCGGGACGCTCGTCGTGCTGCTGGTGATCGTCGGCTCGATCTGGATCATGGGGCATCTGAGCCACGGCATGGCGATGGATCATGCCGCCATGGGCAATATGCCCTGA
- the cyoC gene encoding cytochrome o ubiquinol oxidase subunit III — translation MSSAAGTRSDPHRLGHNRNEEDKQRHTTGHGKGGPASKRIVVGYGFWIYLLSDIVLFSAFFAAYAVLAHATAGGPSGPQIFTRTRVAVETVCLLLSSYSCGLASLGAERKNQIATQLCLAATGLLGAAFLAIELSEFAELLARGATPTRSAFLSSFFGLVGLHGLHVTVGLLWLGTMMAQIWVKGFRPAIMRRLLCFSLFWHALDIVWVGVFSIVYLLGSRG, via the coding sequence ATGAGCAGCGCAGCGGGCACACGAAGCGATCCCCACAGGCTGGGCCACAACCGCAACGAGGAGGACAAGCAGCGCCACACCACCGGTCACGGCAAAGGCGGCCCCGCTTCCAAGCGGATCGTCGTTGGCTATGGTTTCTGGATTTATCTCCTCTCCGATATTGTGCTGTTTTCGGCCTTTTTCGCAGCCTATGCGGTGCTGGCCCATGCCACGGCGGGCGGCCCCAGTGGTCCGCAGATCTTCACGCGCACCCGTGTCGCGGTCGAGACGGTGTGCCTGTTGCTCTCCAGCTATAGCTGCGGGCTGGCCAGTCTGGGGGCCGAGCGCAAGAACCAGATCGCCACCCAGCTGTGTCTGGCCGCCACCGGCTTGCTGGGCGCGGCTTTCCTCGCCATCGAGCTGAGCGAATTTGCCGAACTCCTGGCCCGGGGTGCCACGCCCACGCGCAGCGCCTTTCTCTCCAGCTTTTTCGGGCTCGTGGGGCTGCATGGGCTGCATGTGACCGTCGGTCTGCTATGGCTCGGCACGATGATGGCGCAGATCTGGGTCAAGGGCTTCCGACCCGCCATCATGCGCCGCCTGCTGTGCTTCAGCCTTTTCTGGCATGCGCTCGACATTGTGTGGGTCGGCGTCTTTTCCATCGTCTATTTGCTCGGGAGCCGGGGATGA
- a CDS encoding HlyD family secretion protein: MTPCTDDPLSDRNAADMAEDSKEPKREASDDNPQQESEHQDSKDQPSKDEGEQETPLFKRPMFWIVGGGVAAVVLIGGFLWWLDARQYEDTDDAFVDAHIVRLAAQTTGRLTAVYAADNRHVRKGDLLATIEPETPAATFQEAKSNVSQADAAIAQAQAKVLSAIAAQKQARADALGPAANAAKAQADYRRYLDLQTRDRMAVAPTQVDAARAQAEASAAQALAARRQIESAAANVLAARKEVQSAQANRQAAVARQQQANVTVSYTTIRAPIDGQVVNRSVNVGSYVAPGQQMLAIVPDDLWVTANFKETQLDQMRPGQPVRIRIDAYPGVDFPGHVDSIQRGAGQAFAVLPPQNATGNYVKVVQRVPVRILFNNRPNPAYVIGPGMSVVPRVTVR; this comes from the coding sequence ATGACGCCTTGCACCGACGATCCCCTTTCCGACCGGAACGCCGCTGATATGGCGGAGGACAGCAAAGAGCCCAAGCGCGAAGCGTCCGACGACAATCCCCAGCAGGAATCGGAACATCAGGATTCCAAAGACCAGCCTTCCAAGGATGAGGGCGAGCAGGAAACCCCGCTGTTCAAGCGCCCGATGTTCTGGATCGTGGGCGGCGGTGTGGCCGCTGTCGTGTTGATCGGCGGTTTTCTGTGGTGGCTCGATGCGCGCCAGTATGAGGATACCGACGACGCCTTTGTCGATGCCCATATTGTGCGCTTGGCGGCGCAAACAACGGGCCGCCTGACCGCCGTCTATGCCGCCGACAACCGCCATGTTCGCAAGGGCGATCTGCTGGCCACCATCGAGCCGGAAACCCCCGCGGCCACCTTTCAGGAAGCGAAATCCAACGTCTCGCAGGCCGATGCCGCGATAGCGCAGGCGCAGGCCAAGGTGCTCTCCGCCATCGCCGCGCAGAAGCAGGCGCGGGCTGATGCGCTGGGGCCCGCCGCCAATGCCGCCAAGGCTCAGGCCGATTACCGCCGCTATCTCGATCTGCAAACCCGCGACCGCATGGCCGTGGCCCCCACACAGGTCGATGCCGCCCGTGCCCAAGCCGAGGCGAGCGCGGCTCAGGCGCTGGCAGCAAGGCGCCAGATCGAAAGCGCGGCCGCCAATGTGCTGGCCGCGCGCAAAGAGGTGCAATCGGCGCAAGCCAACCGGCAGGCCGCCGTGGCGCGGCAGCAACAGGCCAATGTGACGGTCTCCTACACCACGATCCGCGCGCCCATCGACGGGCAGGTGGTCAACCGCTCGGTCAATGTCGGCAGTTATGTGGCGCCGGGCCAGCAGATGCTGGCCATCGTGCCCGACGATCTGTGGGTCACCGCAAATTTCAAGGAAACCCAGCTCGACCAAATGCGGCCCGGCCAGCCGGTGCGCATCCGCATCGATGCCTATCCCGGCGTGGATTTCCCCGGTCATGTCGATTCGATCCAGCGCGGTGCGGGTCAGGCCTTTGCCGTGCTGCCGCCGCAGAACGCCACAGGCAATTATGTGAAGGTGGTGCAGCGCGTTCCGGTGCGTATCCTTTTCAACAACCGGCCCAACCCCGCCTATGTCATCGGCCCGGGCATGTCGGTTGTGCCGCGTGTGACTGTGCGCTGA
- a CDS encoding DHA2 family efflux MFS transporter permease subunit has translation MAQASGWTDERSAAGKRNPWLIVGIISMATFMEVLDTSIANVSLTHIAGSLSASQDESTWVLTSYLVANAVVIPLSGWLSDVIGRKRYYMISVGLFGVSSLCCGFAPNLAMLVAARIFQGMGGGGLAPSEQSILADTFPPEKRGQAFAAYGIVVVVGPVLGPTLGGWITDNFSWHWIFLINVPVSILSLFLVHFIVSEPEVLEKERRERWKGGLRVDYIGFLLVVLGLGCLEITLDRGETDNWFASGFICTTAMISGTSLIGLVFWELHHREPIIDLRLLANRNFAITTTFMLTTGAVLFGTTAILPQMLQQVFGYDASTAGMAMTMGGLATLVAMVIVGRLAGRVDTRLLLIPALASQAAALWYMTGWNTQISFHDASMGRLISAAGLPFLFIPIQTAAYVGLKPESTNDASAILNVARNLGGSFGIAITQAALIERGQFHQSRMVETLSPLNPNYAEAVAQAGPSLGLSDPDGATAVIYRQVQQQAEMLSYIDVFHGFMIFVLLVLPLGLLIRQGKSAGGHA, from the coding sequence ATGGCCCAGGCATCTGGCTGGACCGACGAACGCTCAGCCGCCGGCAAGCGCAATCCCTGGCTGATCGTCGGCATCATCTCGATGGCGACCTTTATGGAGGTGCTCGACACCTCGATCGCCAATGTCTCGCTCACCCATATCGCGGGGAGCCTGTCGGCCAGTCAGGATGAATCGACCTGGGTGCTCACCAGCTATCTTGTGGCCAATGCGGTGGTGATCCCGCTCTCGGGCTGGCTGTCCGATGTGATCGGGCGCAAGCGCTATTACATGATCTCGGTGGGGCTTTTCGGCGTCTCCTCGCTGTGCTGCGGCTTTGCGCCCAATCTCGCGATGCTGGTCGCGGCCCGCATCTTTCAGGGCATGGGCGGCGGCGGGCTTGCCCCTTCCGAGCAATCGATCCTGGCCGACACCTTCCCGCCCGAAAAGCGCGGGCAGGCCTTTGCCGCTTATGGCATCGTCGTGGTGGTGGGCCCGGTGCTGGGCCCGACGCTGGGTGGCTGGATCACCGACAACTTCAGCTGGCACTGGATCTTTCTGATCAATGTGCCGGTCTCGATCCTCTCGCTGTTCCTTGTCCATTTTATCGTCTCGGAGCCCGAGGTGCTGGAAAAGGAACGGCGCGAGCGCTGGAAGGGTGGCCTCAGGGTCGATTATATCGGCTTTCTGCTGGTGGTGCTGGGCCTCGGTTGCCTTGAGATCACGCTGGACCGTGGCGAAACCGACAATTGGTTCGCGAGCGGCTTTATCTGCACCACTGCGATGATAAGCGGCACGTCGCTGATTGGGCTGGTGTTCTGGGAACTGCACCATAGGGAGCCGATCATCGATCTGCGGCTGCTGGCCAATCGCAATTTCGCGATCACCACCACCTTTATGCTGACCACCGGTGCGGTGCTGTTCGGCACCACCGCCATCCTGCCGCAGATGCTGCAACAGGTCTTCGGCTATGATGCCAGCACGGCGGGCATGGCGATGACCATGGGCGGGCTGGCCACGCTGGTTGCCATGGTCATCGTGGGCCGGCTCGCGGGGCGGGTCGATACGCGCCTGCTGCTGATCCCTGCGTTAGCGTCGCAGGCGGCGGCTCTGTGGTATATGACGGGCTGGAATACGCAGATCAGCTTCCACGATGCCTCAATGGGGCGGCTGATCTCGGCGGCAGGGTTGCCGTTTCTCTTCATTCCGATCCAGACAGCGGCTTATGTGGGGCTCAAGCCGGAGAGCACCAATGATGCCTCGGCCATCCTCAATGTTGCCCGCAATCTGGGGGGCAGCTTCGGCATCGCCATCACCCAGGCCGCGCTGATCGAGCGCGGCCAGTTCCACCAGTCGCGCATGGTCGAGACGTTAAGCCCGCTGAACCCAAATTATGCCGAGGCCGTGGCGCAGGCGGGCCCCTCGTTGGGGCTGAGCGACCCGGATGGGGCGACAGCGGTGATCTACCGGCAGGTGCAGCAGCAGGCCGAGATGCTCTCCTACATCGATGTGTTTCACGGCTTTATGATCTTTGTGCTGCTGGTGCTGCCGCTGGGCTTGTTGATCCGGCAGGGCAAAAGCGCGGGAGGCCATGCATGA